The DNA sequence CTAAGTTTATGGGTGTGGATCGTAAGAACCGTACTATTAGCTTATCAATCAAAGCGAAAGATCAAGCTGACGAACGTGAAGCTATGGATAACTTAAACCAAGCTGAAGAAACTGGTTTAAGTGCTATGGCAGCAGCGTTTAAAAACGCTCAAAACTAATATACATTAGTTACTTTTACAACTAAGCGAGAAGGGTGAATTGCTCTTCTCATTTTCTTAACCTTAGCGCGAAGCTAACTTTAGCGCGGTGCTACGTGAATACTGGAGGGTCAAATGACCAAATCAGAACTCATTGAGAGACTGGCAGATAAATTATCACATTTATCAGCTAAAGATGTTGAAAAGTCTATTAAAGAAATTCTTGAATTGATGGCGCAATCTTTATCTAAAGGTGAGCGTATAGAAATTAGAGGTTTTGGTAGTTTTTCATTACATTATAGAGCACCAAGAGTTGGCAGAAACCCAAAAACTGGTGAGTCTGTAGAGTTAAGTGGTAAATATGTTCCACACTTCAAGCCTGGTAAAGAATTACGCGAAAGAGTGAATCTTTCTGCAGCTTAAATTGCAAAGTGATTATAGAAATTAGATAATAAACG is a window from the Litorilituus sediminis genome containing:
- the ihfB gene encoding integration host factor subunit beta, with product MTKSELIERLADKLSHLSAKDVEKSIKEILELMAQSLSKGERIEIRGFGSFSLHYRAPRVGRNPKTGESVELSGKYVPHFKPGKELRERVNLSAA